A region of the Acidimicrobiia bacterium genome:
CGACGCCAACCGGCTGCGCGGCAAGACGATCGGCTCCCCCACCCTGGTGCTCTGGGGCGAGCGCGACCGTGCGCTCCGCCGGGACCTGGCGCTGCGGCTCGACAGCCAGTTCACAGCCCCGCCGCGCAAGG
Encoded here:
- a CDS encoding alpha/beta hydrolase: DANRLRGKTIGSPTLVLWGERDRALRRDLALRLDSQFTAPPRKVFFPNVAHWLIEDRSDEVARLVIEFLNEGRQAG